TTTATTAATATAATTATAATTATATTTCTTCATGTGTTTTTGGTTTTATCGATGTCAAGGGCGGTTCTTGTATCGATGTTGTTTTTTTATATGGTCATGATTTTCTTCATGATCAATAAGACGTATAGATATATTATGGTTATGCTGGTGATTATATTATTAATGGTAATTTCGCCAATGTTGATTTCTCTTTTAGAAGCGGATGGCAGTGGATTAACGAAAGTTGAAGTTTATAAGTTTTTATTCACCAATATCGGAACGGATTCTTTTGCACATATCTTGTTTGGCTTCGGTGAGAAAATTGGTGCGTATAGGTATTCATTTAGTAATGGATCTTATGCTCATGGCCAATTTCCTCTTTTGGTTGGTATGAGCGGGATGGTTGGAACTTTTATTTATATTATGTTTGGATTGGTGGTAACGATTACAGGTGGAAAGAATGTCCTCTATCTTCTTATTCCTATTTTTATTGTGGGTCTTTCATATTTCCCTCCGTATTTTGAAACAACTTTCTTTGCATTGGGATATCTTTGGGCATGTAAATATAATCCAATGTGCTTGGAAAATAAATATAACTAACATCACATGCAATATATTCAATAAAATGGTATGGCAAGTATGTCATTAGTAAAAAATAGCTTCCTGAACACCATCGCTTTTGTTATTCCTGCAATTGCCGCCTTTCCTGCAATGGGGATAATTGCCAGATATCTCGGTGTTGAGCAATTTGGTATTTTCTCCTTGATTTTTGCAATGGTTGGTTATGCCAGCATCTTTGATGCTGGCCTCACGAGAGCTGTAATTAGAAGTATAGCAATCAATAAACTTAATAATTTGAAGTGTTCTGAGATTATAGGTTCGTCATTAGCCATCATCGTTATACTTAGTATAATATGTGCATTAGCTATGTATCATTTTGCTCCTGAGATAATCAGTATACTAAATGTTTCTCAGTCTCATTATATGGTTTCTGTTAATAGTTTACGCATTGTATCGTTTACTGTTCCTATTTTTTTAATTACTCAGGTGTTATGTGGTTATCTTGAGGGGCGACAGGATTTTCTTTGGTTAACTATACATAAATCATTTTCGGGAGTAATGGTTTCTCTCATTCCTGCATTTTTTGCAATGTATTATCACAGTCTCTACCATTCCTTTGTTGGTTTAATCATCTCAAGATTATTATCTATGATGATTATTTTATTTGTTGTCGCAAGAAAAACACCACTAAAAAAAATAAAGTTCAGTAATAAGGTTCTTAAAGAAATGATGATGTTTGGTGGGTGGATAACATTGAGTAATTTGATAAGTCCAGTCCTTTCGTATTGTGATAAATTACTGCTTTCGAATTTGATGGGGGCTCGTTTATCTGCATTTTATACAGCTCCAGCTGATGCAATATCGAAAATTTCTGCATTTCCCTCTGCGATATCAAGGGCTTTATTTCCTGTTATAAGTTATGAAAAAAGTCCTGATAAAATTATTGAGTATAAAAAAACGGCATTTAAACTTATTTTTATTACTTCGATCTTTATTGCGGTGCCAATAATTATTCTCTCAGATGTTATAATTAAGGTTTGGCTCGGCAATGAATTTGTTTTACATTCTTCAAATATTTTGAGGGTTATCGTTATTGGCTTTGTTTTTAATTCCTTATCTCAAATTCCCTATTCAAGTATACAAGCATCAGGAAATTCAAGAGTCACGGCGCTGATACATTTGTCTGAAGTGATACCTTATTTTGTCTTACTTTATTTTTTAATATCCCAGTTTGGGGTTTATGGTGCAGCTTTTGCCTGGACCATCAGGATGATACTGGATTTTTTCATAATGAATTATTTTTCTAAATCATTACAGATCGTTTGAGTACAACGGGTTGTAGTTATCTATTAATAATTTCTTACAGTCATCTTGATATCTTTTGGCTTATATAAACGAAAACCACAAAGGGATATGGTGTTTACATGAAATTTAGTATTCTAATGTCATTATA
The nucleotide sequence above comes from Buttiauxella selenatireducens. Encoded proteins:
- a CDS encoding flippase, which gives rise to MSLVKNSFLNTIAFVIPAIAAFPAMGIIARYLGVEQFGIFSLIFAMVGYASIFDAGLTRAVIRSIAINKLNNLKCSEIIGSSLAIIVILSIICALAMYHFAPEIISILNVSQSHYMVSVNSLRIVSFTVPIFLITQVLCGYLEGRQDFLWLTIHKSFSGVMVSLIPAFFAMYYHSLYHSFVGLIISRLLSMMIILFVVARKTPLKKIKFSNKVLKEMMMFGGWITLSNLISPVLSYCDKLLLSNLMGARLSAFYTAPADAISKISAFPSAISRALFPVISYEKSPDKIIEYKKTAFKLIFITSIFIAVPIIILSDVIIKVWLGNEFVLHSSNILRVIVIGFVFNSLSQIPYSSIQASGNSRVTALIHLSEVIPYFVLLYFLISQFGVYGAAFAWTIRMILDFFIMNYFSKSLQIV